A single region of the Halorubrum depositum genome encodes:
- a CDS encoding NAD-dependent epimerase/dehydratase family protein, protein MTGAADALVTGASGFLGSYLLERLADEEGDENGTVTATRHSSSAPDESDDAVRWERLDVFDEAAVRAVVDGHDEVYHLAGTGLQSADERTVRAVNEIGTRNVVEACLDAGVERLVFTSTAGTRRADGVADETDVAPPIGAYQQSKAAAERIVDAATSRGLDAVTVHPTSIFGPGDEGFTARFFALASDPKLFAHPPGGASFVGVEDVAAGIVRAMEQGEPGEHYVLGGENLRYREALEVIAEEIGGSAPRITVPAAAIRAAGPAVGVVNRRTGRRIFPFNAEMAELATDTHFYDSAKAREELGYDYRPFRETVLPAWGWFRAMAEASR, encoded by the coding sequence ATGACCGGAGCCGCCGACGCGCTCGTCACGGGCGCGAGCGGGTTCCTCGGTTCGTACCTCCTGGAACGGCTCGCGGACGAGGAAGGGGACGAGAACGGGACCGTCACCGCCACCCGACACAGCTCGTCGGCGCCCGACGAGTCCGACGACGCCGTCCGGTGGGAGCGGTTGGACGTGTTCGACGAAGCGGCCGTGCGAGCGGTCGTCGACGGTCACGACGAGGTGTACCACCTCGCCGGGACCGGGTTACAGAGCGCCGACGAGCGGACCGTCCGGGCGGTCAACGAGATCGGGACGCGAAATGTCGTCGAGGCGTGCCTCGACGCCGGGGTCGAGCGCCTCGTGTTCACGAGCACGGCCGGAACGCGGCGGGCCGACGGCGTCGCTGACGAGACGGACGTGGCGCCCCCGATCGGCGCCTACCAGCAGTCGAAGGCGGCGGCAGAGCGGATCGTGGACGCGGCGACCAGTCGCGGCCTTGACGCGGTCACCGTGCACCCGACGTCGATCTTCGGCCCGGGAGACGAGGGGTTCACCGCACGGTTCTTCGCGCTCGCGAGCGACCCGAAGCTGTTCGCGCATCCCCCCGGCGGCGCGAGCTTCGTCGGCGTCGAGGACGTCGCGGCCGGGATCGTACGGGCGATGGAACAGGGAGAGCCGGGCGAACACTACGTCCTCGGGGGCGAGAACCTGCGGTACCGGGAGGCCCTCGAGGTGATCGCCGAGGAGATCGGCGGGTCGGCTCCCCGGATCACGGTCCCGGCGGCCGCGATCAGAGCGGCCGGGCCCGCCGTGGGCGTCGTGAACCGCCGGACCGGTCGACGGATCTTCCCGTTCAACGCCGAGATGGCGGAGCTGGCGACGGACACGCACTTCTACGACAGCGCCAAGGCGCGCGAGGAGCTCGGCTACGACTACCGCCCGTTCAGGGAGACGGTGCTGCCGGCGTGGGGGTGGTTCCGCGCCATGGCCGAGGCGTCGCGGTAG
- a CDS encoding DUF362 domain-containing protein, which produces MTIVHGARLPDCEPDAIAEGVAEVLGNADVEFEGRVVLVPDLHYPYHPSTGTVTNPDTVSALVDRLLAAEAVDGVEIARAATAWSDDASCATYLGYDRLVERSGVEYFDPDAGPQASRTVSVDDQETVVTAPERLLDDALVVPALRRREDPTLAGCFDRLAAAALSREPTAFEVDSFAAAADPIGAVLDATYSYVGAPRRTRALLASADPFEVERVTAYLLGLDRDALPRGAARDDRPARVRGLDARALADELPDESVSEGSPSRLMTSGYRLYARVTGDQLPPQLMDR; this is translated from the coding sequence ATGACGATCGTTCACGGCGCGCGGCTCCCGGACTGCGAGCCCGACGCGATCGCCGAGGGCGTCGCCGAGGTGCTCGGTAACGCCGACGTCGAGTTCGAGGGTCGGGTCGTGCTCGTCCCGGACCTCCACTACCCCTACCACCCGAGCACGGGGACGGTGACGAATCCGGACACCGTCTCGGCCCTCGTCGACCGCCTGCTCGCGGCCGAGGCCGTCGACGGGGTCGAGATCGCCCGCGCCGCGACCGCGTGGTCCGACGACGCGTCCTGCGCGACGTATCTCGGCTACGACCGGCTCGTCGAGCGGTCCGGCGTCGAGTACTTCGACCCCGACGCCGGGCCGCAGGCGAGTCGGACGGTCTCCGTCGACGACCAGGAGACGGTCGTGACTGCGCCCGAACGGCTGTTGGACGACGCGCTCGTCGTGCCCGCGCTCCGCCGCCGGGAGGATCCGACGCTCGCCGGCTGTTTCGACCGTCTCGCGGCGGCCGCGTTGAGCCGGGAACCGACCGCTTTCGAGGTTGACTCCTTCGCCGCGGCGGCCGACCCGATCGGTGCGGTGTTGGACGCGACCTACTCGTACGTCGGCGCGCCGCGGCGGACGCGGGCGCTGCTCGCGAGCGCCGACCCGTTCGAGGTCGAACGGGTCACGGCGTATCTGCTGGGTCTGGACCGAGACGCGCTCCCGAGGGGGGCCGCGCGCGACGACCGACCCGCTCGGGTTCGCGGCCTCGACGCCCGCGCGCTGGCCGACGAGCTCCCGGACGAGTCGGTCAGCGAGGGGTCGCCGTCGAGGCTGATGACGTCGGGGTACCGGCTGTACGCTCGCGTCACGGGGGATCAGCTGCCGCCGCAGCTGATGGACCGATGA
- a CDS encoding Gfo/Idh/MocA family protein has translation MTDAVDVGVFGVGNIGTVHLQTLLACDDVDRVAVADVVDENRERALALGATNAYEEYEELLATADPDVVVVALPPFLHAEATIAAVEAGCHAFVEKPFARNPDEAEEMLRAADRAGVSLGVDHTSRYRPEVRRVKERYDEGSIGHVPTCSIWRFNNGPFSSPPARETPAGWQLDPEATGGGALLDLGVHLLDVLAWFFGDLTVEHASLDRTLTLPYEDAATLVVSAESGTTATLSCGFFQWEDPPNVTGGMRLDGIADSLSSEEFMPSNFVGHAARSALENVGNRVRGRKPEIFKPTYFYQAHYHALTEFVSAVKEGREPPVTGADGARAVELVTEAYRMAEGVEEPIEVTR, from the coding sequence ATGACCGACGCCGTCGACGTGGGCGTCTTCGGCGTCGGGAACATCGGGACCGTCCACCTGCAGACGCTGTTGGCGTGCGACGACGTGGACCGCGTCGCCGTCGCCGACGTCGTCGACGAGAATCGGGAGCGGGCGCTCGCGCTCGGCGCGACGAACGCGTACGAGGAGTACGAGGAGCTGCTCGCGACCGCCGACCCGGACGTCGTCGTCGTCGCGCTCCCCCCGTTCCTGCACGCGGAGGCGACGATCGCAGCCGTCGAAGCCGGCTGTCACGCCTTCGTCGAGAAGCCGTTCGCGCGGAACCCCGACGAGGCCGAGGAGATGCTCCGAGCGGCCGACCGCGCGGGCGTCTCCCTTGGCGTCGACCACACCAGCCGGTACCGCCCCGAGGTCCGCCGGGTCAAAGAGCGGTACGACGAGGGGTCGATCGGTCACGTGCCGACCTGCTCGATCTGGCGGTTCAACAACGGCCCGTTCTCGAGTCCCCCCGCGAGGGAGACGCCGGCGGGCTGGCAGCTCGACCCGGAGGCGACGGGCGGTGGCGCGCTCCTCGATCTCGGCGTCCACCTGCTCGACGTCCTTGCGTGGTTCTTCGGCGACCTAACCGTCGAGCACGCGAGCCTCGACCGGACGCTGACGCTCCCGTACGAGGACGCCGCGACCCTCGTCGTCTCGGCCGAGTCGGGAACGACCGCGACGCTGTCCTGCGGCTTCTTCCAGTGGGAGGACCCGCCGAACGTCACCGGTGGGATGCGCCTCGACGGGATCGCGGACTCGCTGTCGAGCGAGGAGTTCATGCCGTCGAACTTCGTGGGCCACGCGGCCCGGTCCGCGCTGGAGAACGTCGGGAACCGGGTCCGCGGCCGCAAGCCGGAGATATTCAAGCCGACGTACTTCTACCAGGCGCACTACCACGCGCTGACGGAGTTCGTCTCGGCGGTGAAGGAGGGACGCGAGCCGCCCGTCACGGGCGCCGACGGCGCGCGAGCCGTCGAGCTCGTGACGGAGGCGTACCGGATGGCCGAGGGGGTCGAGGAACCGATCGAGGTGACGCGATGA